TGTTTTCCTAACTTGTCTAAACTCTACAAAATCGACTTGACTCATACTTTTACATCTGCTTATGATGAGAGAAGTTTCAGTAGACTAAAGATTATCAGAAATTATCTGTGGTTAACaatcaaaaaacgtttttttacgtCAAACAAACGTTCTATACCCGCTGGAATTGAAATCTtgcagaaaaaattttatataaactagcaagaaagtaaattttcttattaatgcTTGCTTTCAGTAATATGTAttgtgtaaattttaaataaccaatCTATTGCTATAGCATTAAATGTttcttcatttttctttttgttaatcAGAGTAAACTTAGCAAACTCaaactttagattttttgtgTCTTAGACGTACCTAATAGTTATGATTAAAAGCACATAAAAGcattaataaaatgtatttatcatAAGTGCgattcttgaaaaaatatatatctttctgGGGATTAATGCACTACCCCTAACCCCTGTTGCCACCAACTCAACCCCCTGACCCCCTCCTTCCCTAACAATGCTAAACTTCAATCCACTACTGTTTTCAGGCTTTAACTAATCTAATTTTCTGACACCAACGTAACAAGTTCGTcgtttatattatgaaaaaaagtttgaataccaaaaaaatttgcaataaaaatgtGCCTGCTGGAAATGCTTACTTAGAGTTTGCATCGTCtaatattaaaatcttaaatgtTCACAAAGTTAAATGATTTGTGCTTTGATGATTTATTACAATtccataattaattttaatacaattatacgaataattttctttttaaaacatgtttgttCAAAAAGATCCGTTAATTAATAATCCGTTAATTgtgcaataaattattattacatatctTTTCTTAAGGACCGCAGTTCATTACATGTAGAAATGGAAACCAATATTTggtgggaaaaaaaaaagcctttttgaatttattttatttgttaattagattaaatttatattgatttttatatatgaaaactgATTTCATTTTTGATAATGTTGCATGTAACTTGCTCTGTGCGTAATATCACTTTATTATTATCCACAAATATAAGCTGGCTGTTAAAAGGAAATGAAATTTGAACATCTCCTACGTTCAATGTTTTCAACTCATTAATCAAATTGTAATTTGTACTATTAATCATTTCAACCGTCACATCCTCTTTCATGTTTTCACTAAAACTCGGCTTGTTCAAGTGTGATGTCGAAACTACTTCTATAAAGTTATTAATGGTATCTTCAGCAATAAATTCATTCGTGGGATTATCAAcatcttttttctgaaaatattttggTTCAGATATTAAAGCAGTtctcttttttacttttccacTTTCTCTATTTATCTTGGTATAGCATGGCtttcttttgaatttataatCACCTTTTTCAGTAAAAGATTGTGCCATATTTGATCTTGgcgttttgaaatatttgtcgTTTGTGCATGCTTTAATGTTCATTGGGGTACAATCAGTTCTGTCCGAATCATACTCATCGCTTGTTGATAAGTTAGAAGAATCTATTAAGTTTTGACCGCCAATCTTTTGTCTTTCATTCATATTCATAGGAGTATAATCAAACGACATCGAACGCTGCAGTGCTAACTTTGTGtggtttctttgtttttttatatcatcacAATCTTTTCTTTTTGCATCCATCGAGCAAGCAATGgaattatcattttcaattaaagttgagttgttttttaaaatcgtttttGTCGAACTTGAGTATGATGTATTGATATGGTTTAAAATCTCTGTTGCTAACGAGACagtactaaaataaatatttataacaaatatataacaaGGTTTGACCTTCAAagtttagtgtttaaaaaattaactcttcaatcaaacataaaaaaaaaaaatacctgctTCTTCTTGAAGTTTCTTTTAAGGAGCTTTGAGAACTTCTGGAACTGCTTTCAGATGACTTAAAGCTGACGTCAACATCTGAAAGAGTTTCCTAAACAATTCAAGTTCTAATATAACTACATGATTAAAatctaaacataaaaatattttatgaaaactaTACTAATCTATTCATCAAGTtctaaaaagttgtaaaaattacCCTGATATTTGGGGATTTATAGGGTCTGGTAataagtaataagtaaaaatcttaaacttttcaagttttaaattttttgggttttatttatttcttttttgtatgaaaacttttataacaaccAAACTTTGATGTAAAATGTGAAcatactttacattttttacaataaatcaaTTATCATTGTAATATAATGATAAttgatttattgtaaatataatgtGTAACATAAAGTGTTCCATGAACATGGCCATGTTCATTTCCGACCCTGGCTGCCAATATTATATTGACTGCAAATAAGCCATTGACTGAGAGACAATCTACCACATTTAAGAGCTGCTACTTCAGGATCAaggtttctttttaatattgtattcaaATACTTCCATGTAACTAAACTATCAGTGGTCATTTGCTTAACAAAATCTtcactaatattaattaaaggCTACAAAAGAGGAATTGATGTAAATTTAGTAAATCTTTCAAgattatcaactttaaaaaacagtttaccAACTGCTCCACACCATTCTTTTCCTGAAGAAGTTGGCTTGTCACGTTTTTCCACAATATGATGGAACGGAAGCTCATTAATGTGATGCCAGCAAAATgatctaaaaagtttttgatgGATAAGTTCCTCGACAAAATAAAGCATTCCACCTTTCCATcaaaacatttcatttttagTATCTCTACCAATTAGTTGCAGATATTGATTTTTACCTCTTTCCATTAATCAGTTGAATAATCCAGTAGCACTTTGTTTGGCTGGTTTACATATTTCAGATTTAAGCTCTGTTGTATAATGAGTAAGATAGACTCCTTCGtcactgttttatttttaatataatgataaaaaaaatcttcccGACAATTTGCATAGATGAAACACTACCTTGTTTTTCTCGCTGGGTTTAAATCCAAACAAGCTCTTTTTGTGGAATTCTAAAATTTAAGTCAAATTTGCAAAGACAATGAGCACGATTTTGACAAGATTCTTCGTAAGGGGCATCACTCTCACTACAGTAAACAATTTTGCATTTGCAAAAAgcaatgtttaaaagtttattaagtttAGATTCCTAGTGTTCGTTATTGGCCTTTTGGGCTTTGTGTCAAGCTATCTAAGAGAATGCGGACCTCTACTGAGTCTTAGTTCTATAGCTTTAGTACCACAAACTATAGGTTCTTTAAACTCTGTtagaaatatagaaataaacCATCGTTCTGCAATTTCATGggcaacatttgaaaaaatttctagCATTGATAAACTACGtggatttttttcataaactaatattttttctcattgCAGATCAAGACATCGCTGCAAACAATCACGTAACGTTGAAAATTCAGTTTGGAGAAACTTTCTTAGACCTTTCAAAATATTTGCTACCCAGTAAACACACAAACGTCTAATAAACGTCAAAACAACGTTTCGACAAAATGTTCAGATTTGGTCGATAATCCGTTTAGAATGAAATCCAGATTAACGCTAAAAACAAACGTCTATAAAACTTCTATATTCaaacgtattttagacgtctatcATAGGATTATTATACGTATCTAAAGCGTTTAGATTCTGtctaatttacatttaaatctaGTCTAATTAAAGTGTATAAAGCGTTTAGATTTAGTCAAAGTAAAcgtatattaaacttttagatCTTGTCTAATAGTTTCTTTGATTTAGTTAAcgtaatttcaatttatttaagtagtgaaactaatataaattaaaactacgttataactttttagctttatataagtaataagaGCTATATAGgtcttgaaatttataaataagatatagttatgaaagtaatgaaatttaTACATAAGATATAGTTAGAAAAGACCtggtcttattttttatattttttataactattataatatgtttataaacttttatactatactacttatactatacttttattttataaaactatatataaagttataaacttatataaaacgtTTTCATATAGTGGGGAGTTagagaaaaaatgtttgtgCACTATACTTGGTAATGTttcgataattaaaaaaattaaatgatcaaGCTTTTTGCAATttctatcaaatattttttaaatttaatcttattagcagaaaataaaagtttacattaagtcaaaacttttacaaatattttggaTCACTGTTTTCTCTGGTTTATGCATTATCAAAAATCTTCCTAGAATACCATCTACGCTTGTTCATCATGCAGCTGTTTATGCAACATCATCTTTTACATTCGTAACCTGATCGTCTGAATTCGAAACCTGATTTGTATCCGCAAAAAAACTAGGGTTAACTAGTAAGCATTTTAAATGTACATTCATAAATCAAAATTGGAATTACACAGAACAACTTTACATATAGAGGATTTTCTGAATGGAAGTTTCCGAAATTTCCTACACCATCCatgtttatttttgacattaaaaaattagtaacgtTGCGACATAACATATGCGGTGGTTTTTACCAGCTCTGTTTCACCATCTTTCTTTAGCAAATGTAACTAAATTAAGCTAAATtgtatctaaaacaaaaaaataaatatttagttattaaactTCTTGATTATTGCAAAGATGAATACCTACTGTTAAACAATCATACAAAcgtttacaaaatgaatttaaactatttataaaacttacgaAAAAAGTTCTTGCAGCAGGACTTTAATAACGAGAGACcagcaactcattttttaactgtttcaaTGTCgccatcaataatttctaaagcATCGGAGTCCATTGGTTTGTTGGCATTTAGGAAGGTAGATTTGTAAGATAGATTAGTAACTTCAATGAATTAAAACAGCGCACCCGACActcgtttattatttatttgcgCACCCGACActcgtttattatttattatgagtCGCTTTGCTTTCATTTGTTTTAAGGAAGTGAATCTTGAAAATGTATTTAAGTCTAATTTAATTACTTAgccaataaaaagtaattttttaataagttttttattttgttttcattaggTTTATTTAAACCGCGTGACT
This portion of the Hydra vulgaris chromosome 13, alternate assembly HydraT2T_AEP genome encodes:
- the LOC124815258 gene encoding uncharacterized protein LOC124815258 isoform X2 translates to MKINIFEIATALIENRFVKSPRHKLKQKNYWREYYFVLYKLRDDWISHFGENVKLRATKGDIKLKETRTSLFLVYWQSSADKYMNIKPVEIFPLKVINVPVICEHPYWPDKYQNVIRWDMNLSRLYLCAESQAIIRNWINKYSEQMGIQSLSECVTCDEETLSDVDVSFKSSESSSRSSQSSLKETSRRSSTVSLATEILNHINTSYSSSTKTILKNNSTLIENDNSIACSMDAKRKDCDDIKKQRNHTKLALQRSMSFDYTPMNMNERQKIGGQNLIDSSNLSTSDEYDSDRTDCTPMNIKACTNDKYFKTPRSNMAQSFTEKGDYKFKRKPCYTKINRESGKVKKRTALISEPKYFQKKDVDNPTNEFIAEDTINNFIEVVSTSHLNKPSFSENMKEDVTVEMINSTNYNLINELKTLNVGDVQISFPFNSQLIFVDNNKVILRTEQVTCNIIKNEISFHI